In Schistocerca cancellata isolate TAMUIC-IGC-003103 chromosome 7, iqSchCanc2.1, whole genome shotgun sequence, a genomic segment contains:
- the LOC126092222 gene encoding uncharacterized protein LOC126092222 — MPSNWKRPADVAFPQVWARCEGKTTLADGSKLVYRIQDATPEMHEEILDRLMMVYFVRDEDICKTINLMADKTSMEETRIMWKESLQQNVGLVAIREYPDGQEEIIGTNITCVVSKGEKSNPDEVKGEAMRKIWRMLMEDLPKQLDVFEHYGVDHYMSAVGLTVLPKYRGQNVGLEILRARFQLVKGVGLKATATAFTAMASQKQAQRAGYELLTEMVYNDYKVDGKVVFPGMTTPSVKYMGKYIP, encoded by the exons ATGCCATCAAACTGGAAGAGGCCTGCTGATGTTGCATTTCCGCAAGTTTGGGCTAGGTGTGAAGGCAAAACAACTTTAGCAGATGGTTCTAAGCTTGTCTACAGAATACAGGATGCCACTCCTGAAATGCATGAAGAGATTCTTGACAGACTCATGATGGTATACTTTGTCCGAGATGAGGATATTTGCAAGACAATTAATTTAATGGCAGATAAAACATCTATGGAAGAAACTAGAATAATGTGGAAGGAATCACTACAGCAGAATGTTGGTCTTGTAGCTATAAGAGAATATCCAGATGGTCAAGAAGAAATCATTGGGACCAATATAACGTGTGTTGTCAGCAAAGGGGAGAAATCAAATCCTGATGAG gtGAAAGGCGAGGCAATGAGAAAAATTTGGCGTATGTTGATGGAAGATCTACCAAAGCAACTTGATGTATTTGAGCATTATGGGGTGGACCACTACATGAGTGCTGTGGGACTAACTGTATTACCAAAATACAGAGGACAAAATGTGGGACTTGAGATTTTACGtgctcgatttcaacttgttaaaGGTGTTGGACTGAAGGCAACAGCAACAGCATTCACTGCCATGGCCTCTCAAAAACAAGCACAGCGTGCAGGCTATGAGTTGTTGACTGAAATGGTATATAATGATTACAAGGTAGATGGAAAAGTTGTCTTCCCAGGGATGACCACACCATCAGTGAAATATATGGGCAAATACATACCTTGA